A portion of the Burkholderia sp. GAS332 genome contains these proteins:
- a CDS encoding Acetyltransferase (GNAT) domain-containing protein: MKLAFASTTHNDAETLVQMRIEAMRESLERIGRFDPQRARDRFLSSFDPDLCKFIVVDGVTVGFVLTRPADDHLMLEHFYVMPEHQGKGVGSTVLAVILADADARSIAVRLGALRDSDSNRFYQRHGFVKQAEGEWDIYYARKPR; this comes from the coding sequence ATGAAACTGGCGTTCGCAAGTACCACTCACAACGACGCTGAAACACTAGTTCAAATGCGCATCGAAGCGATGAGAGAAAGCCTGGAACGTATCGGGCGCTTCGATCCGCAGCGGGCACGCGATCGTTTCCTGTCATCGTTTGATCCAGACTTGTGCAAGTTCATCGTGGTTGATGGCGTCACAGTAGGCTTCGTCCTAACGAGGCCTGCGGACGATCATCTGATGCTTGAGCATTTTTATGTCATGCCTGAGCATCAAGGGAAGGGTGTCGGCTCGACGGTACTCGCGGTGATCCTCGCAGATGCTGACGCGCGATCGATTGCAGTCAGGCTAGGCGCGCTCCGCGATAGTGACTCAAACCGCTTTTATCAACGACATGGGTTTGTGAAACAGGCAGAGGGAGAATGGGATATCTACTACGCGCGCAAACCCCGGTGA